In Drosophila subpulchrella strain 33 F10 #4 breed RU33 chromosome X, RU_Dsub_v1.1 Primary Assembly, whole genome shotgun sequence, the DNA window gcagcagcagcagagccAGTTCGTATGTTATAAGCTAAATTTGCCTTCCGCAGACGGAActaacttaaaaataataaaatgtttaaaccAAAACCCATTGTGATAACAGCTGCGTAAACGAAACACGTTAGAACCTTACTTGTATTTCGATTGCAATTCGATAAAACGATAAAACGGGGATCCCCCACTAAGTCctaaataatacaaattcaATCAAAAGCAAGCAAGCCAACAATTTATCCAAACTAGTTTTTAAACGAATACAAAACTCACCCAGCCGCACATACACACGTATTTTACTGATTTGAAAAGGAGGAAATCTATTcttgattttcatttgttgtgTTGATCAATGCAAATTTTagcgaaaaaaaaagaagaaaaatacaaaaccAAGAAATACACAGGAAACACGAATGCAAATTCTTAGCCATTTCGAAGGAGCGTGCATTTAGAAGATTACATCAAATAATATTTACACTTGCATATATTCAAAGCAAACCATTTGAATGAATTCTAAATATTACTATAGATCACTAACACAAAATGCAACTGAGGAGTCAGTCGATAAACATATGCATACAAGTTAATGCAATCAATGAACGAGGAGCCAAGCAAACGCGTTTGAATGTAAGTTTGCAGCTTAAGCTAAGTTAGCACACacaatattatattaattataacaaaACGATATAGGTATGCAGTATAATGCATATATTTATAATGCACCGCCTCCCCTTAATTCCgtcacaaaacaaaagaaaatcgGGACGGAAGAGGGGCTTAAACTAACGGAGAAATCTAAATTGTAATCAATTTGCCTATCTTATATTAGGTTATACGTACCCATAAACATAACCCCGTCCTCATCTTGAATTGGACAACCAACCTTCCCCTCCCAAAATGTTAAACACGAAAACGTAAAAAAAAACgcataaatatgaaatatgtAACGGAAATCTTTACAAAAAGCGAAATAGATATCTtctatataataaataaacgcCAACAAAAATCACTTTTAAATTGAAGtatttttctttcattttttgGGTGCTTTGGATTgtaagattttaatattttaagtaaatccTAAAGCCAAATGGAGTGGTAGGTATATAGGCATGTCATGGAACTCGGATTTCAGCAGGCGAAATAAGTTTCCATAAAGAACGCAGGAAaaaaaacgcgaattcttcagcaGAGATAAcgttaaaaatgttttaatttactAACACGATTTGTACATAGAAACTACATAAATGGTAATTTTGATTTcacaaaataaacaatatcaaaATGACTAAAATTTTCCCATTGTTAACGGAAGAATATAAaaaccgcgaattcttcagacgAGGAAACGTTAAAGATGTCCTAATTTATTAACACGAGTACATGGAAACCAAAATATCTTAggatttcaaaaaattaaaatcacttaatcaAATAAACAACATTAAAGCGAATAAAATCTCCAATTATTCTCTTAATGCAGTGAACAGGAAGTAATAACACGCTCGCTTCGAATCACATTTCCCATAATACTTCTTTATTGAAACGCCCACACATTCCGATCGCCAGTTGTCCAGATCGAAAGTGCGACTGCGCGTGTATAAGTATAGGAGCAGCCTCCCCGACTGTCTATGTAGATCCGCCGAAAAGGCGATAACAAAGCCCACAACATCAATAGGTAGCGAAGAGTCAATCTCGGACCTCCGGAACAGATAAGAGAACATTATGGTAAACATAGAACACAGTACAGCAATAGCCACATGGGTTAAGATCGTAATTTGTATTGGTAATAATAACATCCAGATATCCAAAGCGTAGACATATACAGACAGGACCCGAAGATCCGCAGACGAGTAAACATTGGGTTAGCGGGCTTACATAACTGGCAACTGGCCTTCCTATTCATACAGTAtagtatatatagtatataaaaTTAACTAATTCATTTATAAAAAGCAATCATCATCAAACTCCAAGCCGCGCCGCTCCCAAGCAGTTTGTTTGGTTTGTAGTTTGTTTGTTGGTGTTATCGTGTTATCCTTTGTGTTTCTTTGTTTGTCTTTGATTTTCATCATCTGGTGTTTTCTGTGGTTCCTTGAGAGGATTGGAGCGTGGTGGTGTGGTGGGGGAATGAGATGTGGTTGGCGGCGCCTAGGTGAAGCTGCAGCAGGAGTTTGTCTTTTTCGCCGTCTTGTAGAAGGCCTTGCTCTGCAGCGACAACTTCTCCGACTTGCTGACCATGTCGTCCAGCTTCTCGCCCCGCTCCAGCACCGCCTCGATGGTATTCTTCAGGATGATCTTCGTCTCGTCCAGATCGTTTTGCATTTTCGTCAGCGGATCGGCTTCGACGGGATTCTGATAGCGTGCCAGGAACGCTGGCAGCAAATCGAACGAGATGGTGGCCTCCGTGCCATTGGGCCACTGATCCGCCGACACCTTGGCCGTGAAGTCGTCGAGGATCTTTGTGATCAGTGTGTGGGCCACGCGATGCGGATACTCATGATCGGCAATGAGGACACCGGCCAGATTGTCTGCCCGCACATAGACATGACACATGTAGGCGTCCTGTTTGACCGACTGCCGCAGGGCCGGCTGTGTGCGCTCCACGATGGTCTTGGATGCGAAGCTGCAAGAGAAGGAGGGGAGGCAGTGAGGGAGGGGATGTAGCGACTGATTCGATGACTCTTTGAGCCTGCGCCGTCCACATGCATACTCACGTCATGAACTCATTGACGGTGCCACGTTGGAAAAAGGAGAAGGACTGCAGGTCGGCGGCGGTCTTTAGGAGACGCGCCTCGCTGGCGCCCTTGTGGAAGATGCTCAACGCGAACAGCTTGACCATTTTTAATGGGGGGGGCTGCCTAGGGTGAATCTGCGGGTTGCGAAAGTGGGCTGCTGTTgcgctgctgctcctcctggGATGCTCCTAGGGCTCGGGCTGGATCCTGACTGATCCTGCGTTGCTGCGGCGGGTGGGGTGGCTTTCGTTTCAGTTTCACCGCGCTGGCATTCGTGGAAAAGTGCGACAAGTGAGTTTTGTTCAGCGCAGTAAATTCGTGCTGTTGCCCCGTCTTGTATTGTATATGTaggtgtgtgtgtatgtgcggGTACAGCGTTGCCAGACGATGACGAAATGGGCTTTTCCCTGAGTGTCCAACTGACCAGCCCTGATTTCCCaccaaaaaatattcaatttaattttaaatgctaCAATTTCTTAGgtagaattttaaattaaaatgttactTAATAAATTAAAGGAAAAAAGCCTTGAAAATACCTAATTTAACTTTCTTAATAGCCATTTGTATTTTCCCATCGCTAGAAAATCGATAGCAACTTATCGGCGGCTTCCAATGTAACGGTTTTCTTGGGCCAGTTGCAAAATTGTTTTGCGAATTTTCGTTAATAACATTAATGGCAAAGCGCGTGAAATTCCAGCGCCTGGCGGAGATGCAGCCCACAATGACGCACTTCTCCACGGTGGCGCTGATTGTGTCCAAATCCTCGCCGAACATCTTCTACGACAAGATGAGTGGCACCGAGCGAGGAGTCATCACCCTGACCATCCGAGATTCCCCCAATCACCTGACCAATTGCAAATGCTGGGGCCAGCGGGCCTGCGTGGATGAGTACGCGGCCATGTTGCAGATCGGCCATGTGGTGGACATTGTGGGCGCCAAAGTGATGTCCATACCGGAGGCTGCGCCCGGCGAGCAGCGTTACCAGCCGCAAGGGACGCTTCCCTGCGCCTTGGTGGTCAACGAAGGAGCCGGCTATGTGGTGCGACACGACAGCGATGACTCAGCCAACATAATGATCCTTCAGCAGCTGCTCCAACGTCCCATCAGGCCACTCGGCGCGGTTCTCAAGCTGTCGGATGTGCGTGCCGGGCTTGGATCACCCGATAAGATTATCTCCTCCTATGTGAATCTACTGGTGGCCGTGGCAGCAGTGCGTCCAGTGCGACATATCAAGCGAAAGCTGTCGGCGGTCCACAGCAAGGTTCAGGATCTATTGCACTGTCTGGAGGTCATTGTGATCGATGCCAGCTATCCGGAGGGCATGCTGTTCTCCGTTTGGCAAGCCGACTGGATACGACGTGCTCAACAGTGGCAGCCACGTCGCACGGTCCTCCATTTGGTCGACGTACGGGTGTCCTTCTCGGACTTCCACCGATGTCCCGTGCTCTCCCATTCGAATTGCACGCTAATTTGCGAATATCCCCAAGCGGCTGGCGAGGATTGCCGCCTCTTGCTGGCCTTCGCCGCCACTGTGCCACTCAAGAGCTTCGATGGCTGCGCCCAGGCGGAGCTGGACAACCTGCCTGCAGGTGGGTAACTACCAGATATCCTATACTTTATATGTAGTCTCTGGTTTACTTGTAGCCGCCAGCATTCAAGCCCAGATGACGGTCAGACAGATATATACCCGTGCCGAGGGCGAACTTCAGGATGCCTCTACCAATCAATTTACAGCTGTGCTGTATGGCATGATCACCAAGTTTGACTTGGACGGACTGTCCTCCCACATCAATAGGAAGTGGCAAGTGCAAAATCATAATttaccccttataaaaaatgcataaattggtcaaaaaataaatttccccaAAAACTATGCAGATCGTTAGCATGGAAAGCAAGTTTATCAAAACAGTtggtcttttagctgtactCCTTAATTTGGCTGAGTTACGAttaaaaaacccaaaaaaattgtttttttcacTAAAAtcggaaatcaaaaaaaaaaatttgtgtgAACCcataaaaaaattcaaaaattgatcaagaaataaatttccctCAAAATTATGCAGATCGTTAGCATAGGAAGCAAGCTTTTCAAAGCAGTCGGTCTTTTGTCTGTACTCCTTTTTTTGGCTGAgctacgattgaaaaaccccaaaaaaatgttttttttcacTAAAATCTGAAGTCCAAAAAATCATGATGTGAACccttataaaatttcgaaaattggtcaaaaaataaatttccctaaaAATTATGCAGATCGTTAGCATATCAAGCAAGCGtttcaaaacagtcggtctttttaGCTGTTCTCCTTGATTTGGCTGAGCTACGATTGAGAAACCgcaaaaaaatgatttttttcacTAAAATCTgaaatacaaacaaaaaaaaacatgatgTAAACccttaaaaaatgtgaaagttggtcaaaaaattaatttccccAAAAGTGATGCAGATCGTTAGCATAGGAAGCAAGCTGTTCAAAAAAACATGATGTTTTGGTTGAAAGAGGTCCGAAAGAGGAATGTCATATTTCGTTGAGCTCGTGGTTTAGTTTCCAATCTATTAGCAATTCACATTTTTTtcgccaaaaaaaaacaataaaacagCTTTTTTCCATTTTAGCACCGCCTGCCAGCGACTTATACCACGAAACCTGGAGGATTGTGCCTGGGACTCCTGTCAGATGGATTATTTGCTGGGCACCGATGGTCCCAGATATACTAGATACTTCAACATCAACATTCAGTTTTCCGACCAGACGGGCACCCTGGTCGAGACCCGGTTAGCTGGCCAACCGGCGGAACGGATCCTGGGTCTCCAGCCGGAGGATTTCGAGCGACTGACGGAACGTGACAAAAGTGATCTAAAGTGGCGCTTCCTGCTGAAATACTTTGAGGCAAGATTGCTGGTGAAAAAGCCCACGGGAATGCGCAATAATCTCGTTGTCGTGGTGGTCGATATGCAGGCCATTCCTCTCCAGAAGCTGTCCGAAAATGTGGCCGTTTTCTAGATGTAAGCCCATTAAAAGACTGGCCcaaaatgtacataaatagCGAACTTTATTTCGCATTTTCACATAAAAGTGTACAACTGCAATACATAAATAGATTGAAAGCGCCTAGAAACTTTGCCAGGATGTGGGTGTTAAGTGGGATACGTTTGGCTCACTGGGATGAATCGTCTAAGTGCCATTTTGCCTAGTGCTAGAGTGggttttggggttttttttttggggtggTGGGTGTCTACAGGGCGTTTCAGGTCCATAAAACAGTTTTCGGCCATAGTTTATTCTAATAATTTGGATTTTTTGAATCTCAATTTGGTATCAAAATGCAGCTGGATTACTCCAAGTGCTTTGGGATTAATGCTTCTTTAAAGTCCTGACTTACGACTGTTTTATTGTTATCAAACGTACTGTTTAAAGACAGCTTTAGGCAACTATAAGtcattaaaatacaaattttggtCAGTTGGGGAAAAtttgaaatacaatttttaattaaaaaataaaaagggttgaacaaataaataactaaattaCAAATTCGAAAAGGAATACAATTTTCGCTCAACAGGGAAAAGTATAAACTGAATTATGTGTAAAAGAGCaataataaaacttaaataattaaaaaccaTACAATCAATATCCTGCCATTCAGCCATAGTTTAACAAATCTGCAAAAGCAACAAGATTGTGACCCCTAGACCTGCCTTATAGCCATGGAACGCACTGTTTAATACGCTTACAAGTTTGCCTCGAACTAATCTCACCTGCCTTGTGATCTATAATCTTTTTGTGAGGGGGGAGATGGATCTGCAGCTGGAGCGGATTGGGGATCACAAGCACCGACTGACCGCCAGCTGCAGACACAACTTTGGGCTCAATATCTGCTACTATAAACTATAATTAATAATCAATCAAAGCTGAGTGTCACATTTCACTATACGAGTATATAAACAACAATTTGGTACAACGCTTAATACTGACCTATGTACAGACATATACACATAACAAACAAATCTGGCCTACAGGAGGTGATGGACAAACGAATCAACAACAAGGACCGAAATCATATGGATTTTAAGTCTGCATTTTGTACAGGGAATGATACTGGTGTAACTACTGAGTTGTGTTGCCTCCTACTTAACTATTCTTTGTAATCCCTTTCTCCGGCTAAATCAACAATATCCACCGTACTCAGAAAGAGCGAGACAGAGAGCATTAAACATCAAACATAAAATCAAACgaaaatcataaataaaaaacataaatgtAAGTTTAAGTTTAAGTTAAAGTTAAGGTAAGGTAAACCGAAGTGGGGCGTCGTCCCTACTTGGAGCTGCCCGCCTGcgagtggtggtggtggtgggaTGTAGCGTGGTGGTAGTGCGACTGGTGGTGCGACGCTGCCCCACCACCGCCGGAGCCACTGCCTCCCGCAGCGGATCCGCTCGCCGTCGAGGATCCCTGATGGTTCTGGTGGCCTCCTGCGGACGCACTGTGCCCTCCGCCACTGTGATTCAGCGAGGGCAGCGAAGCGGATGCCGTGGCAGCCACCAGTGCCGCTGCAGCAGAGGCAGCTGCCGCTCCAGCGGTGGCCGTATTCAACTTGGTTCCATTGGCATTGTTCACCCGCAGCTGGCGGATCTCGGGAAAGAACTCAATCATGAGTATCTCCAGCAGCTCCTGAAGATCACacatttattaatatatttgtcGATCAATATGGCATAAGCAACTCACGTAGAACAGCTGCTTGTTGTAGGCGGGATTCTGCAGGGCCTCGAACACCTTGAGGACACCTCGCTTGGCCGCCTGGGCCCCAACCAGGTTGCACAGCACCTCCGGTATATGATCGGTGAGCAGCGCCTTGGCCGCCGTGGTGGTCATCTCCCGCATATCCTCCGATCGCGTTGGATAGGCGGAGGCCAGGACGCCGCCCGGCCAAAAGGACTTTAGGATGGCCGAGAAGTAGTTGTGCAGCATTGACTCCTCAAACAGATAGGCCACCGATTCGCGGATCTGCCGATTGATCGTCCGGCCGTATGTGATCTGGACAAAGGAGATGAGGCTCTTGCGCAGCCACTTGAACACCCCGCCCATGTCGAAGATCTCGCCCATTAGGGCGTACAGCGGCTCCGCTATCGAGTCCTTGCTGTCCAGATCCGCAGCCAGCATTTTGGCCTCACCGCCGGATTCGCCATCCAGATAGTTGGATATGTCTTCGTCGTCGCGCTGCAGCCCCCAAAAGGGATCGGTGGCCTTGCTGGCCTCGTGGGCCTTTCCAGCATCGCTGCGGAAAAGCGTGGCCAGCGAGAACTTGGACTTCTTTGGCGAGGGCAGCGATTGCTTCAGATGATCCGAGCTGGGGCTGAGAAACGTGTAGATGGCCTCGCTGCCATTCAGATGGTCGTCCTCTAGGATGAACTAAATAAAAGGAATAGCAATTTAATGTAAGTTccttattaaaatttaaatactgCAGCTTACATTCAAGAACTTCTGAATCTGTGCCTTGGCCTTCTCCTGGCCATGCCTGTCTGCCTTCAGGAAAAAGaacttgaagtttgtgggcaggTCAATGGCCTTCAGGTTGGAGCTCACGTGCCTCAGTTTCCGCTGTAGCTCCTTTAGAAATAGACAAAATGTTAGTTCTGCTCAGAGCAGAGTACCGAAGGGAATACCCACATGCACTTGGTTGAGGGAGCGCATCACCACCCAGCCGCTGGAGATGCCCGAGGGTCGCCTGCGCATATGGGCATGGCCGCTGTCGCCGTTCTTGGATGATGTCGGTTGCTGTGGCGCATTTATGTCTTCGTCCACATGCACCAGGATCATAAACTGCAGCGATTCCTTCTCATCGGAGACCTGCAGCAAGCAGAAAAGATACAAATTGTAAGTTTAAGGTGTTTGATTGATGGGTAACACCCCAATCTGGGTGAGCACTCACCTCCACGCTTTGTATGGTGGCCTTCCACTTGCCCAAATGCTCTGTCCAGGCGTCCGTGCGCCGCAAATGCGCCTCCGTCTGGCGCTTCTCGCTCTTCAGCCACTCCATCTCCTTTTCGAGTATGGACAGTACCTTGGACTCCGGCTTCACCGAGTACTTAAGGGCGTCCAGCGCCTGGTTCTTTTTGTCAATGCGTTCCTGTATTTGTTCCAGTTTTCGTCGTGCATACGACGTGTGGGCGGCCACATCGATGGCCCCACCGGCCCCGCCGTTAAGTCCATCCGACACGCCCGGCTGCTCATCCGCCAGCGGCTCCGGGGCATCGCCAATGGTGTGGCACATCAGCAGAGTAGGATCTGCAATCTCATTTGAGTCCAGCGCCTCCTTCAGCTGGCGGTATTGATCGCTCAGCACAAATGGCGGATAGTACTTCTCCTCCAGCGTGCGTAGTATATTGCGCTGGATATCGTAGAATATATCCGGATCGGCATCGCCTAGCAGGAACGTTTCGATCAACTTGCGCTCATGCTTATCGATGTGGATCTCTGACTTGGGCACCCGGATGTATGTGTAGAAGATCTCCGTGCCCAACTGATGGCTGGCCGACTTGTGCGCGTGCTTGATCTCCTCCACGGCCAAATAGAAACCAATCAGGGCGCTGGCCTTTAGCGGCTCCAGGAACAGGGTGAAGTAGCGACGGCCCACCGCAGTGTTCAGGATTTCGACCAGGGTCAGGTCCTGTAAGAAAATATAGGATAGttaaaataatagaaatgAAAAGTACCGAAGATCACTCACAATATCGCTGGAGTAGTTGCCATTCCAGCCGAACTTGGCCAGGTTCTTCTCGCACTCGCCCTTGGCCATCGTGAGCTGGCGGACATAGCGCTTCAGCCGGACGGCGGCCGTGAGCTCCGACTTGGAGAGCGAGTGATCCTCGTGATCCGGATCGAGGCCTTTGGCACGCTGCAAATTCTGCATGGTGGTGGCATGCATCAGGTCGTTGACGATGCTCTTGCGGATGAGCGAGAGCTCCTCGAGGTTGCCCGAGTTGTTGATGATCTTGAGGAAATCCTCGAAACTGGCGGCGTACTCGTAGCTTCGCTTGCTCATCGCCGCCGCCGCCAAGCGAGTCTCTATGTTCTGCACAACCTTCTGGTTGATGTAATCCGGTGCTGTGAGCATTTTGATCATCGGAAAGAAAACTACGGGTAAGATGGTTGGTTAATGGCTGGATATTATTGTAATCTTGGGAACTACTCACTCTTGTAGGAGAGAATCTCGCTGAGCAGGACCTTCAAAGGAGGCAGTGAGTAGCCGCGGGGCAGCAGCAGGATCACCATAATCTCACACAGCTTGCGCAGGAACTCCATCTCCTTCTCTTCATCAGCGAGGTACGGGTTGGTACTGAAAACTGGAGGCGAGTTTGTCTCAGCTCTAAAAAAGACAAAATAGTTAGATTTATTAATAAGGCTTTCAAGAATTAATAACCTATATACATATTATAACCCTATTATTAAATACCCTTACTTTTAGTTTTATCCAAAGTGCGACAATCGTTAAACAACAGAACTCACTAGTAATCACAGGTATTGCCTTTCCGCTTATTAATTACCAACTTAATGATTTGTGATTGATGACTACTCGCTGACGCatataaattacatttaattcTGGACACTGCATTCTTCCATGATTTGAAAAAAAACAGACAAAGATATATAACAAAGAAACTAATTGCAAATGATATCTTAATATATCTTATCAATAATACTTTGAATTGGATTTCTTTGTTTCAAgcttgattaaaaaaaagagtTATTACTAATCTCACCATTTCATGAGATATttgtaatataataataatatcttCGTTTTTGGAGTTTTTCGACATATAGTTAGGGTAGGACAGCTTATTTTTAACCATTCCTACTTATTCCTACTTATATACTCAAACTAATAAATGATTATTAAGAGTAGCACTTACGCTCTGGCCTCCGCAATGCGAATCTTCTCCAGATGCACCGTCACCCGGTTGACCATGTCCACGGCAATGATCTTGGCGGCGTCCATTCGGGTGGCCCGCTCATGAATCTTCTGTATGGCGTTCCACAGATCCTCGCGCACCACATCGTTGATCAGCTTGGGCTTGGTGACCACATAACTAAGATATAAGGGAACCATTAGCGAAGGTTTTACTGGGTCAACCGATGAACTCACCCCAACCATGGCAGCATAAAGTCCCGCAGAACATACTCAATGATCTGCTGAAGCTGCAGGTCCACTGTTTTTCCAAAAATCAAGGGCAGATTCGAGGGATTCTTGATGGGCTTGGGCAGATCGAAGATGTTGCTTCTGCGGGTGAAAAGAGATAGgaatggagatggagatagaGATATAGGGGGTACATATCATATAGAGCAAAGTCCGGAACTCACTTGGTGGCATTGTAGAGCAGTCGCGAGGGCACGCGACTTGGTGGCGTCGGCTCGTTGGTGGTGAATATATAATGAATATAGACGGTGCCGGCCACAGCTGTCGGCGAGTGATAAGGGCCATTAGATATTTGGCAATTTTAATTAGCCCCTTCGCTCGGGCAACTGATTGCCCGATAAGGTGACTCATTCCCCCCAAAATCATTCCATTCCAATGCTACGCCCTGGAATCGAGGCGGAAGACTTACCCGCAAAGACCAAGACCAGAGAATAGACCACGAAGGCGAAGAACAGAAAGAAGGTGGGATAATACCAGATAACGGCCAGCAGTGTCAGTGTGATGCCCGAGACGATAATCCTCCAGTTAAGTTGCAAAGCACGTAGCAGTCTATAAGGGATATTCGGGTATATCAATTGGGCTATGGATAGTATAGATGGGTACTGTACCTGGTGGCCAGGAGCGTCAGGCGTTGCGTGGCCGTTACGGATGGCTCCGGTTCGATGGGAAACAGCGGCAGGCGGCGATTCTCCATGGTGTCCACTGCGCACTCCTCCGATTCCATCGGCCAATTGACTCCGGACTTCCGAATCACTGCCTCAGCTTATTGGCTGCTTGTCTTCTGAATATTTGATGAGTTTCGTACATTTTCGACCCGCTGCTGACCATTAAAAATAGTTCTCAGCAATTGCGTCAATTCCGCtttgctctggtgtccacctcctcctcctccgccttaTCCACGGCCGTCTTCTTCTCCTCCTCCTTCACCGCTTCTCTTCGCCACCTCCGCCTCCGCGAATGAAAAACGAACACAAATATGGTATCGTATGGTGTATCGGTTTTTGGAGAAGCGTCGTATCGTATATAGAATATATGATATGGGGGGCAGAGGCTGAAATTCACGGGCACGGGAACGGGCTAAAGTGGAGACAGCTGGCTGGGAATCGGAACCCGAATCACAACTGTCTGCTATATGTGCTAAATCAATACTGGGCGACCCAGCGGATCCGCAACAAGTTGATTGGATTGGCCAGCTTTATCCGGAGCGGagtttcatttttcatttcGATTCGATTCGTTTCGTTTCATTTCCGAGGAAGGAAATCAAAACAACTCGACTCTGATTGCTGATTACACACTCTCCTCCGAttttggttgttgttgctgctggcgcTGCTGCTGCGCAGTTGGGATCGGTTCTTGGGCTTGGGCTTATCGCAGCGGCCCTGATAACACGTCACAAGTCCGCTTTCACGCCCGGCTATCCACTATCTTTACTGTTATGTTTATGATTTTCGCCAATATATATACACCTCCCTCCCATATCGTCGATAGACCGAAGGGCCCGCCTATCGGTGGCCCAGCGATAGTTCCTGCCGTCATCGAGAGTGCCGCTATCGATTTGCATTCGAATTCGAATTCAAATTGGATTTCAAATAATTAAATGAGCAAGGAACTTAAGAACTAAAAATGATTTAAGAGAACATCACAAAAAATACtacatatataattaaaacaaacacgTTCATTAATAAAGGAAATCAAATAATGCATGATTTTAGAGAAAGCTAATTATTTACAAGTTAAGATCaggataaataaataaaacttgaGTTTCAAAATTATTAGTAATCATAATTTGTCATACCTTTTGTCAGACAAAAAACAGTAATATTCTAAGATACAAAATTAGAACTAAGTTTAAGCCAATAACTGAAATATATATCGCCATTATCAAgtaattgttttaaaatttaaataaaacacacGCTATTaatcccaaaaaaagttttctgATTATATTTGCACGTTTTTAAAAAGCCAAATATTTGAATTAAGACTAATAGAAAAATCTTACCACTTAACCCTTGCAGGGCTGTAAATAAAAAGCATTGTTTGTCATTAGAAACTAGATATATTTATCTAGTCACTTTGTGTTTGCACACATGGTTTTATTGTTTACATGACATGGCTGTTTGCGAATCTCCAATGTTATTCAATGACAAAAACTAACTAGTCTTAGTTTattcgggaaacatttttgGTATTTCAAGCTTTCTGTTTGTTGATTCATATGACGCGCGGTGATTTCGTAAGCTACATGACTAGCCGGATTTTTCCCACAACCCAACTGGCGCTCCACCCCAACCGACTCCCAATAAATGCCTCATCCGCCGAATCCTTCTCAGCTCCTCCGCTCCTACTGCTCCTTGGCCAGG includes these proteins:
- the LOC119557911 gene encoding synaptobrevin homolog YKT6, producing MVKLFALSIFHKGASEARLLKTAADLQSFSFFQRGTVNEFMTFASKTIVERTQPALRQSVKQDAYMCHVYVRADNLAGVLIADHEYPHRVAHTLITKILDDFTAKVSADQWPNGTEATISFDLLPAFLARYQNPVEADPLTKMQNDLDETKIILKNTIEAVLERGEKLDDMVSKSEKLSLQSKAFYKTAKKTNSCCSFT
- the LOC119556465 gene encoding protein hold'em, producing the protein MAKRVKFQRLAEMQPTMTHFSTVALIVSKSSPNIFYDKMSGTERGVITLTIRDSPNHLTNCKCWGQRACVDEYAAMLQIGHVVDIVGAKVMSIPEAAPGEQRYQPQGTLPCALVVNEGAGYVVRHDSDDSANIMILQQLLQRPIRPLGAVLKLSDVRAGLGSPDKIISSYVNLLVAVAAVRPVRHIKRKLSAVHSKVQDLLHCLEVIVIDASYPEGMLFSVWQADWIRRAQQWQPRRTVLHLVDVRVSFSDFHRCPVLSHSNCTLICEYPQAAGEDCRLLLAFAATVPLKSFDGCAQAELDNLPAAASIQAQMTVRQIYTRAEGELQDASTNQFTAVLYGMITKFDLDGLSSHINRKCTACQRLIPRNLEDCAWDSCQMDYLLGTDGPRYTRYFNINIQFSDQTGTLVETRLAGQPAERILGLQPEDFERLTERDKSDLKWRFLLKYFEARLLVKKPTGMRNNLVVVVVDMQAIPLQKLSENVAVF
- the LOC119556464 gene encoding sorting nexin-25, which produces MESEECAVDTMENRRLPLFPIEPEPSVTATQRLTLLATRLLRALQLNWRIIVSGITLTLLAVIWYYPTFFLFFAFVVYSLVLVFAAVAGTVYIHYIFTTNEPTPPSRVPSRLLYNATKSNIFDLPKPIKNPSNLPLIFGKTVDLQLQQIIEYVLRDFMLPWLGYVVTKPKLINDVVREDLWNAIQKIHERATRMDAAKIIAVDMVNRVTVHLEKIRIAEARAAETNSPPVFSTNPYLADEEKEMEFLRKLCEIMVILLLPRGYSLPPLKVLLSEILSYKIFFPMIKMLTAPDYINQKVVQNIETRLAAAAMSKRSYEYAASFEDFLKIINNSGNLEELSLIRKSIVNDLMHATTMQNLQRAKGLDPDHEDHSLSKSELTAAVRLKRYVRQLTMAKGECEKNLAKFGWNGNYSSDIDLTLVEILNTAVGRRYFTLFLEPLKASALIGFYLAVEEIKHAHKSASHQLGTEIFYTYIRVPKSEIHIDKHERKLIETFLLGDADPDIFYDIQRNILRTLEEKYYPPFVLSDQYRQLKEALDSNEIADPTLLMCHTIGDAPEPLADEQPGVSDGLNGGAGGAIDVAAHTSYARRKLEQIQERIDKKNQALDALKYSVKPESKVLSILEKEMEWLKSEKRQTEAHLRRTDAWTEHLGKWKATIQSVEVSDEKESLQFMILVHVDEDINAPQQPTSSKNGDSGHAHMRRRPSGISSGWVVMRSLNQVHELQRKLRHVSSNLKAIDLPTNFKFFFLKADRHGQEKAKAQIQKFLNFILEDDHLNGSEAIYTFLSPSSDHLKQSLPSPKKSKFSLATLFRSDAGKAHEASKATDPFWGLQRDDEDISNYLDGESGGEAKMLAADLDSKDSIAEPLYALMGEIFDMGGVFKWLRKSLISFVQITYGRTINRQIRESVAYLFEESMLHNYFSAILKSFWPGGVLASAYPTRSEDMREMTTTAAKALLTDHIPEVLCNLVGAQAAKRGVLKVFEALQNPAYNKQLFYELLEILMIEFFPEIRQLRVNNANGTKLNTATAGAAAASAAAALVAATASASLPSLNHSGGGHSASAGGHQNHQGSSTASGSAAGGSGSGGGGAASHHQSHYHHATSHHHHHSQAGSSK